ttaattataataataataatttctagTTTGCTATTGATCTGACTGGGCCTTTTGAAACacttttgatttgtctttggACTCCTGATTTACTTTTGTGAAACTTTGTGTTAGACAATTGATATTTTAATAGTCAGTTGGAACTTTTGATCTCCTTGTGTTTGCACTTTAGTTTtgcatatttagatttttagattTGAAGCTTGGTTTTCACCCTGTTTTAATTCGAAGCTTCCtcccatgtgtctctctcttactttacttcctgtctttgtctgtgtttccctCCTGGGTGATTGTCTGCATCTACCATAATGTGTCCCACCTGAGTTCAAACCTGTGTGTCTCGTCTCTGTGCTTCCCACTCTCctctttgaatttgaatttccctGTACTCCAGTTTCGCTGGTTTGTCCTCATTTCTCATCTGTTCATAATGTTTCAGTTTCTCCCTGTTTTGCCTGATTtctttaacttaacttaacttctgtattttttttatggaGTATGGACTTTTGCTGTTTGGATTAATTACTGCCTTGCTGTTTGGTCTGCTTTTGTGTCTGCCAGTAACACAAAACATAACAGTTGGTGGTCTTACCTGTAGACGGCCCTGTGAGTCTGGTCCCTCTCCTCACCATTGATGGTACAGGAGAAAAGTCCAAAGGATTCTGTACCTATGAAGCGAAGAGACATGAAAAACCTTTTTGAATATTCAGAGAGGAAGTCCAAATTAAAGTTGATTGGATttgtcaaaaaaagaaatggcgCTGTACGCCTTCTAATGAGTATTTCATTATGCAAATCACCCTTCATAGAGATACAAATCTGGAAGAGAGAGCACTGATTGATGGTGATTGTACTAGGAGGCAGAGCCCCCCCATTCATAGTGGGATATTCCTGACATATTTGGAACAAATGTAAATGCATCAAGCTGACAGTAATGAGTTAAACTCTGATAAAGATTATTCATCCTAAGGACCATAGACCATTCTTTATGCTAAACTAATTCTAGTTTCAGACGGACAGAGTCATGACTTAGAGACAGCATCGTGTGTGACTTACTGGAGGAGCGGGAGGTGCTGTTGACGAACACGTTGAGGAACTTCTTGGAAAATGGGAGTTCAGCCTCAGGGGAGGAGTCCTCGGAAGAACTGAGAAGTTCTGACCTCGCCTTCTCATCATCTCGACCGTAGCCCACCTCACTCCTTCCCAAAGGCTCGTCGTCACATAGCGTGGAAAGCTCACTGTCATCACTCAGAACAGAGGTGCACCTGGTAGGACAAGATTCATCAATTTcatatcaaaaaataaaaaactaggAGTAACGTTATATTCATCGCTTGTCGCAGCACACCTTCTGAGGCTGACTAGCTCCAGCGTAGTATTTTCATCCACCACTAGTGTGTATTTCATGGAGTCATAGGCCAGTCCATCGTCTTCATTTGGCTGCCTCAGAGCCAGATCTTTCTCACACAGTGGGAGGTTGTGGTCGGATGAACAATGCTCTTGCACACTGGAATCAATGGGCGGTGAACTGTCAAGCTCCAAGTCACTACCTCTGAAGGACTGCTTCCTCAAGCCACCCAGGAATGGATAAGAGTCTCCATCGTCCTCCTCATCGTCATTGTCTGTAGAGTAGGTAAGGCTGAAGCAGCGGTTGGTCTGGGTGGTGGGGATGTCGAGCGTCAGGCTATGTTTGACCTCTGTGATACGCTCAAGAGAGGCTGACGAGCGGCTCGATCTGGGCTCTGTCTCTCGACCTTCATCCTTGTCGCTGACCACACTCTCAGTGAGACTTGGTGAGTCCAGatccttccttccctccagcATCGTCAAGTCATTATTGggctcctcatcttcctcctgtctcctgcCATTCTTCGATGTTTTGTCTGTCAAGTTCTTCTCAGAGTCTTTAGTGGTGTACAAGGAGCTGAAATCTGTGGTTCCGCTCCCATTGTTTGCACAGCGCTCTAAAATAACAGGGGTTACTGTGTCACCAGTAGAGTTGCTCATATACAGACAGGGGCTTATCACTACTCCTTCTTTTGATGACTCCAAACTTCTTCTTTCTCCAGGCTCCATCCTTTCCATCCTGTACCCTTcaacctctttctcttcctcctcggATTCCTCCGTCTctgctttcctctctctgtcctcatcaTTGAAGCCATCTCCCTCTCCAATGTCTGAGGATGGTGAAATGGTGTCTGACACAGACACCTTCCTCTTGAAGCACTCCTCGGGACAGCTGATTGGGTACGACCCCTCTGAGATCATCCTGTTGACCAAGTTGCTGAGTAGCCAGGGTGAGTCTGAATTCTCACTTAAATCATCCTCACTTTCTGAATCTGAGTCTCCTTCACTTGTTCCATCGTATTCATCTGAACTTGGTATTAGCCTGGGTCCCACTGGCAGGTAGAAGGAGCGTTTGAAGCTCTCCAGGCTGTGGTCTGGTTCTATCTGGAGAACCATCTGTCTGGACAGACTGTCCTCGCAGCTTTGGGCTGGCGGGAGGGTCTCATCTGGGTCAGCCTGGTGCTCGCAGGACAGCTCATCATCTACATTCTGCAGCCCCATCAGAGCTTGACCATCATCATAAGACTGAGGGGGTAAGATGGGTGAGTCAACAGGGGACGGTGTAACCATTGTGGGTGAGGGTAGAGGAGAAGGAGATGGTAGAGGAGATCCTTCTTTGATTGGGTCGGGCTGGCCCAGAAGCAGAGATGCTTTCAGTCCAACAATGCCACTGTCCTGCTCCAATTCTGTGTCTGGGTCCAGTTCCTGGTCTGATGTAGGTGAACTAGCCTCCTCAATGGAGTTGGTGAGATGAGATGAGCGTCCACTGCTACTGTCATCACTGGTAAGGTCcagctctgtctctgaaatGGAGGAGATCATGTTGGAGACAACAGGACCTCCACAGGCAAACGCTGCCTCCAGCTCCCCTTCAATGTCAGAGTCAGAGCCCGGAGAACTGAGGTCCTTGTCCTGGTCTGAAGTTAAGTATCCTCGCTGGTTCATATCTGCAATCCCTGGATCTGAGGATGGAGAGGTGGAGTCATTAGCTACTGCCTCCATGGCAGAATTTGCTTGAGTATCTGAACTGTTGGACTGGTCAAGGGCCTCTGAGCGGCTGGAGGACATATAGCTGGAGAAGGAGACAGGCTCAGAAGGTTCAATGGAGGGGAACTCAATGTATGCTGACTGATTCTCCTTACACACCATGTCATAAGTCTCCTTACACATGAACTCCACTTCGAagtccttctccagctcctcatcGGACAAGGGTGTGTCAGCACCATCATTGGCTCCCATGGGTGCAGTGGATGACAAGCAGTGACTGGTTCCATCTGGGTCTGGGTCATTCTCCGGCTCGATACCTGACTCACTGGTGATTGTGTAGGTGTCTGTGGCACACCGGTTTGAGTGTTTGTGATTGTGGTCGCTGTTGAGGTCATGGTCCACCTCTGTGTCTGAACACTGCGAGTGCTCGTCTACGGAGGGAACTCTGGTTGTCTGGATCGAAGGATCAACTTTTGGCTCAGTGACATCACCGGAGCACGAGTGGGACTTTAGTTGACCGAATGAGCCTGCAATGATAAAAAGGTGGAGAGAAACAAGAAGGGGCATGAGATAATAAAGATAGACAATGATATCTGCTATTCATCTGCTATTGTTCAATTCTCAGATATTTAtgatgtttaacattttatttatttggcaCTTTCTATTTATACTTTCATATTTTAAGCCTGTTCAGCAatttcgtcttcttcttcttagttCGGTTTATTGATGGGTGccaaccaacatcaaggtgctGCCATCAATATCctacttcttcttcctcttcccctgAGTTTGGTTGTTTTAAACATGCTATATAATAAACTTTGACTTTGCCATTGATGTTAAGATTTTGCTGTAAATTATGAAGAGAATGCAAAAAGACAAGAAGACAGGTCAGATGAGAGCAAAtatagaaagaaagaacataaaaactaatgaatgaATAGACATGCAAGATGTAGATACAGAAGTTCAAACAGGGATGAGGGATGAAGAAGTTCAGCAAACTCTTCTTAAATAGTGAGACACTCATTTCATGGAGCAGTTTGGTTTGTAAGAATGTTTTGCTGAACTTTTAGTCAAATTCACAGCACAACACTGATGTCAATGAATCGCTCCGTTGGCCTTCTTGTTACCGTATTCGGGCCTCTCGCGCCTGTTGCCCTCACTGTCGCAGAGTAGGGGCCTGTGAGGGGACTGGGggttccctccctcccctgtctGTTTTGGTGGACTACCTTTGCTCTTAGACTCTGGTGCCTGGGAAACTGGAGAGACTGGGCACTGGCCTGTCACATGGCTGCCATCCTCCAGACATGAGTGAGTTGGAGACAGACGACCTAGAAGCAGAGTAGATATTGTAAATGATTATTCATAATAATCGCCAGGCTTCATTTGAAGGCAACAAggaaaatggaataaaaatgaTTGTGGCAATTTCAGAAACatacaacaaaatataatttatgtaACGTTTTGTCAatgtgattacattttattatattgacAGACATTACTCAAGAAGTTGGATCAGGATGCAGGATTATAAAGACAATCAGGAAATTCCTCTCTAAGTCAAAAGTTTTCCAGATAAATTAACTATCATTCaatgattaattattaattatcaaCAATATATTCATCttgcaaaaataatgaaatcatgAAAACATCTCCACTGTCCACACCTGATTTACAAAAGCTAACCAATCATGTGCTCACCCTGTGAGGTGGGGTTCCGTAAGGAGTCCTGCCAGCTTCCTTTCTTTGGGGACTGACTGCTGTTGTTGTTAAGAGAATCCTgataaaaagacagaggaagTTCTTTAACAAGCTTGTTGATAGTTATTATTTAAGTCTAAACATTATGCATTATCAGTGTTTATGTGTTCGAGAGCAGAGCTTTAGTTTGCTCACCTGCGACACAGCAGTGGTGAGGTTCAGCGTGGTGGGTCTGCTCTTTAGAGTGCCAAGGGtaggggagagaggaggtgaggcaAAGGGGGATGGGGGTGCATCTGGGTCAACATcgtcatcctcttcctcctcgtcatcGTCATCTTCGTCGTCAATCATCTCAAACTCTTGGAAGTCGTCCTGGAAGGAGCAGACCGGGTGGTGCATGTCACTCTTCTCCAGAATGAGGGAATCCTGACcccagaaaagaaagagagagacagagttaaTGATGGAGAAACAGGATAAAGTAAAgaagtttttcctcactgtgAGTTGAACATGTATGAATAATAAAGTAAGCGCTGCACTGAATGATTTTGAGGTTCAACAGACCACACCTCCAgaagcatttgtgtgttttgctgcgCAGCCTTTTTGTAATATCCAAATAAGATGTTGATCCACAGTCTACAAAATGCAGGAGACTATCGACACACACCTCACACTGTTTGCTTAacgtggaggaagaagaaacagtcAACTATTGCACACAGTGTGACGAGGCTAGTTTAATTTTACAACTGAAGATtgtaaagacaaacaaa
This genomic interval from Paralichthys olivaceus isolate ysfri-2021 chromosome 7, ASM2471397v2, whole genome shotgun sequence contains the following:
- the mapk8ip2 gene encoding C-Jun-amino-terminal kinase-interacting protein 2; the protein is MADRAEMFSLSTFHSLSPPGCRPAHDISLEEFDDEDLSEITDDCGIGLNYDSDPYEKDSLILEKSDMHHPVCSFQDDFQEFEMIDDEDDDDEEEEDDDVDPDAPPSPFASPPLSPTLGTLKSRPTTLNLTTAVSQDSLNNNSSQSPKKGSWQDSLRNPTSQGRLSPTHSCLEDGSHVTGQCPVSPVSQAPESKSKGSPPKQTGEGGNPQSPHRPLLCDSEGNRRERPEYGSFGQLKSHSCSGDVTEPKVDPSIQTTRVPSVDEHSQCSDTEVDHDLNSDHNHKHSNRCATDTYTITSESGIEPENDPDPDGTSHCLSSTAPMGANDGADTPLSDEELEKDFEVEFMCKETYDMVCKENQSAYIEFPSIEPSEPVSFSSYMSSSRSEALDQSNSSDTQANSAMEAVANDSTSPSSDPGIADMNQRGYLTSDQDKDLSSPGSDSDIEGELEAAFACGGPVVSNMISSISETELDLTSDDSSSGRSSHLTNSIEEASSPTSDQELDPDTELEQDSGIVGLKASLLLGQPDPIKEGSPLPSPSPLPSPTMVTPSPVDSPILPPQSYDDGQALMGLQNVDDELSCEHQADPDETLPPAQSCEDSLSRQMVLQIEPDHSLESFKRSFYLPVGPRLIPSSDEYDGTSEGDSDSESEDDLSENSDSPWLLSNLVNRMISEGSYPISCPEECFKRKVSVSDTISPSSDIGEGDGFNDEDRERKAETEESEEEEKEVEGYRMERMEPGERRSLESSKEGVVISPCLYMSNSTGDTVTPVILERCANNGSGTTDFSSLYTTKDSEKNLTDKTSKNGRRQEEDEEPNNDLTMLEGRKDLDSPSLTESVVSDKDEGRETEPRSSRSSASLERITEVKHSLTLDIPTTQTNRCFSLTYSTDNDDEEDDGDSYPFLGGLRKQSFRGSDLELDSSPPIDSSVQEHCSSDHNLPLCEKDLALRQPNEDDGLAYDSMKYTLVVDENTTLELVSLRRCTSVLSDDSELSTLCDDEPLGRSEVGYGRDDEKARSELLSSSEDSSPEAELPFSKKFLNVFVNSTSRSSSTESFGLFSCTINGEERDQTHRAVYRFIPRHADELELDVDDPLYVEEEEDDYWYRGYNMRTGERGIFPAFYAHEVMGQSKELLGMKRNPAWIETYNVQFLGSVEVPYHQGNGILCAAMQKIAISRKRTVHVRPPSLCELEISLQGVKLIMSLEDEFDTLDEYDRCSHFFQMKNISFCGCHPRNNCYFGFITKHPMLNRFACHVFVSQESMRPVAECVGRAFQEYYQEHLEYACPTEDIYLE